Proteins co-encoded in one Oreochromis aureus strain Israel breed Guangdong linkage group 3, ZZ_aureus, whole genome shotgun sequence genomic window:
- the spag17 gene encoding sperm-associated antigen 17 isoform X2 has product MPPKGAKKGSAKKSSTDGGAVNKNWETGLIKAEFEEESWQACVSFVVGSGPQEEELIQALSLAVQEPQRKLFTLLTWDDTLAKIHELGNPKAKKPDDAPMFYQVTEPAKLLLDAGEGIPCDLMAKILKFQLLLIKACDQQRSDANQAEGEKTAFSDKKGKGPHTPVIPPKEKKTKLKRRGDIEPPTFKDDEPEWGPQHYILMLGFYQPQLIAGLGAIGVHVSNVIKLCLEFSQNMEKQQDHQDSCEGNEQSLRASPVFDAAVQERKLNEFWSGLRSVLDSGPPDSRLHDVVQLSYTVPDFLLPFDSQDPETVLELGSQIFDGVASLIYDCLDVRRQYQQYRNSVKLISVPAVVKHSEPVEVVSAAPTPLSKKKSGQEEAPGDQESRLLPLSLDVDMCYYNNLLDLVPPEACSVPLILHCMLEQVVISVEQSLSAHPHVAEDSKLLSGPWLDHQLVSYMLQSFLPLVQKEEEKLYVLNNLLNTVQNEEDKKRLVAKFGARETDKKTEQPLVIRHHDERAQRFRDISVVQDFDPTEVELSMMRLSPVWEMIESATQQKNRKSCWMSIKQQLQHYCTDDDVSWPEVERFFHQSVFEAMPLSGVDQQGVLRGRADPAQQQTSTVIPWDDPLSFAKQQLYNMRNKDPTFLTEEPSNREEQSGRVCSHLDLSDIQSCRLRSLFHWHYAEHHNATVLPQLLQLASEEYRCLDTFRGNHNNILYVFCHNPMSPQRQSREFWHVALHTDVKFRSYFEHVADTVSHWTRQEESKRDTTQDGNDTPKSDSPKENTVCSSKEDERMEVFIRKGSLKAWKLEQERQKEEAIPKKSKKEDLPKDKQQKKEDKSLDNKKKKTSSDGKKSRPGTEGSSANPPTESAITTAPPVDEVVEVQQAEEPFNGFIGYIMDGKLIHVSGCLQYLFPSDGGRVTVETVSFVQGSSQMKVVVKKDGHHFYTHINQFVVDPAKCPPHNQDNKNIEPEKDCRVVEPVEIKTVKQGSFSAVLDNRIRLSYSFYGPTGERTVISQEIKGKVPETSIPDPIHLSASIHCSKEKDVASVPAKTQSTSSQFRPPEPQGCEGQPAEQSNLFNGLSLSIPNGLMLQYLREDTQEGGIMVRQSFPLHGRGKERHLQDTSLSKESSHTISSQGAVIRYMRDGSTEVLFADGSVSFSQDSGPVWVPDSEVQEQNFDQESEDSKKEEGSKEGTKDHRGCWLTTTPCGDRICTVGTTHKHMPTTSLLTYKATDPITHQVMLNREDLVVSVQNPDGSVIVEHADGTRISSLLQERPMNANRHCLLRTGDRQAHRQQPGSVTPKSASQCASDCTECVESIAGDMDVKDTCLNGDISRSSAGNACDREGAVHVCTNLNQCGCMCDESTESSVHTNSEQGVFAEDTATQNVETKGCEKDESRMPAKERMVLVEKEGCATVVMYPERQTAHIFLADGTVVTGNNQGEYEVFPSSVGVLSIRSDGTCVYSSDPLVTPSPKESTPTDQTGIYTMSHTDKVACEITDPDGNHFQVMEDGQISVLNLSPAPSMLKQTEEELEKEEDSEMDGPHEKPREQCPRLFLVHEDGSGTELLSSQTVKELLYQAYLDPTIALLKEQLANTQDEFGITILKPSHQSVWSQWLLNKQNPEITPPNLRNRSWHDFPAVEKKSPGPPFGTDVVYDLGLRMRPAGSAVHHRPVRSCPKVLELRELYQHRPLTTPLKNTIDSRLKEYIESLMEREQRSEKMKVKDPRSEEETAHASDLINLILSFPEEDDVSHTIDRRISEDVASLYSQGICVPAEQSDVSQDVATAQSDSLEKLNSCTKEKNSKWTEKLAQYRQEMCEEKIYREALRKRSVVPFFHPENIPLYESLLQQQIPDMRSLSMALPPFPKSDSTEGFLKDAPQEETPRPLNPTPSQSASHSARSSRVLEKRPTNPTPQSAGESSWRDSSRKCKSPQLDVSGKPRQTTVTLPSSVLGSKSCSAPLLQAEEPVRRKCQTGSLSNTSAIVKGFQLIPSSVDFGTLKEGTSSTITVVMKNVGFDICRFHVKQPPPATGLRVIYSPGPVAAGLQVELQVQLFAMCAVQAGEVEPKKLISQEIIIPTEKDILFLPVTATILPEGLYEIWLKDHSRVHKKNISKVFQASSWAGNRPDQSRSKRRTY; this is encoded by the exons ATGCCACCAAAGGGAGCTAAAAAGGGCTCTGCTAAAAAGTCCAGTACTGATGGAGGCGCAGTAAACAAGAACTGGGAGACTGGTCTCATCAAAGCAGAGTTTGAAGAG GAATCGTGGCAAGCATGTGTGTCTTTTGTGGTTGGGAGTGGTCCGCAGGAGGAGGAACTGATCCAGGCTTTGTCCTTGGCTGTACAGGAACCACAACGCAAACTTTTCACCTTGCTAACTTGGGACGACACACTTGCAAAG ATCCATGAGCTGGGGAATCCCAAAGCAAAAAAACCCGACGATGCCCCCATGTTCTATCAG GTTACAGAGCCAGCTAAACTGCTGCTCGATGCAGGAGAGGGGATTCCCTGTGACCTGATGGCAAAAATACTGAAGTTCCAGCTGCTACTTATCAAGGCCTGTGATCAGCAGAGGTCAGATGCTAACCAG GCTGAGGGGGAAAAGACAGCATTCTCTGATAAAAAGGGAAAGGGTCCTCATACACCGGTGATACCACCCAAGGAGAAGAAGACCAAGCTGAAGCGCAGGGGTGACATTGAGCCACCTACTTTTAAAG ACGACGAGCCAGAGTGGGGTCCTCAGCACTATATTCTAATGCTGGGATTCTACCAGCCGCAACTGATAGCGGGGCTTGGTGCCATAGGTGTTCATGTGTCTAATGTCATCAAATTGTGTTTGGAGTTCTCCCAAAATATGGAGAAGCAGCAGGATCACCAAGACAGCTGTGAGGGAAATGAACAGAGTCTCAGAGCTTCTCCAGTTTTTGATGCAG CTGTGCAGGAAAGGAAGTTGAATGAATTCTGGTCAGGTCTGAGATCAGTTTTGGACAGCGGGCCACCAGACTCCAGGCTCCATGATGTGGTTCAGCTCAGCTACACTGTTCCTGACTTCTTGCTTCCCTTTGACTCGCAGGACCCTGAAACTGTG CTGGAGTTGGGAAGCCAAATCTTTGACGGTGTGGCCAGTCTTATCTATGACTGCCTAGACGTCAGAAGGCAGTATCAGCAATACCGGAACAGTGTTAAACTCATCAGTGTGCCTGCTGTTGTGAAGCACTCAGAGCCTGTGGAG GTTGTGTCAGCAGCTCCAACCCCACTCTCCAAGAAGAAGTCAGGTCAGGAGGAAGCCCCAGGAGACCAGG AGAGCAGgctccttcctctctctctaGATGTGGACATGTGTTACTATAACAACCTGCTGGACCTGGTTCCTCCTGAGGCTTGCTCTGTGCCTTTGATCTTGCACTGTATGTTGGAACAG GTGGTGATTTCTGTAGAGCAGTCCTTGTCTGCCCACCCCCATGTGGCTGAGGACTCCAAACTTCTCAGCGGGCCCTGGTTAGACCACCAGCTGGTCAGCTATATGCTCCAAAGCTTCTTGCCACTAGTacaaaaagaagaggagaaactcTATGTATTAAACAACCTCCTAAACACAGTACAGAATGAAGAGGATAAGAAG AGGCTAGTGGCAAAATTTGGAGCAAGGGAGACTGACAAGAAGACTGAGCAACCTCTGGTTATCAGACACCATGATGAGCGGGCCCAGCGCTTCAGAGACATCAGT GTGGTTCAGGATTTCGATCCGACAGAGGTGGAGTTGTCCATGATGAGACTGTCTCCGGTATGGGAGATGATCGAGTCAGCCACtcagcagaaaaacagaaaatcttgTTGGATGTCCATCAAACAACAGCTACAGCACTACTGCACAGATG ATGATGTGTCATGGCCCGAGGTGGAGCGTTTTTTTCATCAGAGCGTCTTTGAGGCTATGCCGCTGTCCGGGGTGGATCAGCAGGGTGTGTTACGTGGAAGAGCAGATCCAGCACAGCAGCAGACATCAACAGTAATCCCCTGGGATGACCCGTTATCCTTTGCTAAACAGCAGCTTTATAACATGAGGAACAAAG ATCCAACATTTCTTACTGAAGAGCCTTCCAACAGAGAG GAGCAGAGTGGTAGAGTGTGTAGCCACCTGGACTTATCTGACATACAGAGCTGTAGGTTGAGATCTCTGTTTCACTGGCACTATGCTGAGCACCACAATGCCACCGTCCTACCTCAG TTGCTCCAGTTAGCATCAGAGGAATACCGCTGCTTGGACACCTTCAGAGGAAACCATAACAACATCCTATACGTTTTTTGCCACAATCCCATGAGTCCTCAACGCCAGTCCAGGGAGTTCTGGCATGTGGCTCTTCACACCGATGTCAAGTTCAG GAGTTACTTTGAGCACGTGGCAGATACTGTTTCACACTGGACGAGACAGGAGGAATCAAAGAGAGACACAACGCAAGACGGAAACGACACTCCAAAATCTGATTCTCCAAAAG AAAATACTGTTTGTTCTTCCAAGGAGGATGAGAGAATGGAAGTCTTCATCAGAAAAGGCTCCCTTAAA GCCTGGAAGTTGGAGCAGGAGCGTCAGAAGGAAGAGGCGATACCCAAAAAGTCAAAGAAAGAGGATTTGCCGAAagataagcagcagaaaaagGAGGATAAGTCACTCgacaacaagaaaaagaaaacctctTCTGATGGCAAGAAGAGCAGGCCGGGAACGGAAGGCAGCTCAGCCAACCCTCCCACAGAGTCAGCTATCACAACAGCACCCCCTGTGGATGAAGTTGTAGAAGTACAGCAGGCAGAGGAACCTTTCAAT GGTTTCATTGGCTACATCATGGATGGAAAATTGATCCATGTGTCAGGTTGTCTCCAGTACCTTTTCCCTTCCGATGGAGGACGTGTCACTGTGGAGACAGTCAGCTTTGTTCAAG GTTCCAGCCAAATGAAAGTCGTTGTGAAGAAGGATGGACATCATTTCTACACACACATCAACCAATTTGTTGTTGATCCTGCAAAATGTCCCCCTCATAAccaagacaataaaaacattgaACCAGAGAAGGACTGTAGAG TGGTAGAGCCTGTGGAGATAAAAACAGTGAAGCAGGGCTCCTTCTCAGCTGTGCTCGACAATAGAATTCGTCTTTCATACAGTTTCTACGGTCCCACAGGAGAGCGCACAG tAATTTCCCAGGAAATCAAAGGCAAAGTACCAGAGACATCTATCCCAGACCCCATTCATCTATCTGCCTCCATCCACTGCTCCAAGGAAAAAGATGTGGCGTCAGTTCCCGCAAAGACACAAAGCACATCCAGTCAGTTCAGACCTCCAGAGCCCCAG GGTTGTGAAGGCCAACCAGCAGAGCAATCAAATTTGTTCAACGGTCTCAGCCTCTCTATTCCTAATGGCCTCATGCTGCAATATCTGCGAGAAGATACACAAG AAGGAGGAATTATGGTGAGACAAAGCTTTCCTCTTCATGGCAGAGGAAAGGAAAGACATCTTCAGGATACATCCCTCTCCAAAGAATCGTCCCATACTATCAGCAGCCAGGGAGCTGTGATCCGTTACATGAGAGATGGATCCACAGAG GTGCTGTTTGCTGATGGCTCAGTCAGTTTCAGTCAGGATTCTGGTCCAGTGTGGGTCCCTGACTCTGAGGTTCAGGAGCAAAACTTTGATCAGGAATCTGAGGACAGCAAGAAAG AAGAGGGCTCAAAGGAGGGGACTAAGGATCACAGAGGGTGTTGGTTAACTACAACTCCATGTGGAGATCGCATCTGCACTGTTGggaccacacacaaacacatgccaACCACGTCCCTTCTCACTTATAAGGCTACTGACCCCATCACCCATCAG GTGATGCTGAACCGCGAGGATCTGGTGGTTTCTGTCCAGAACCCAGATGGGTCTGTAATTGTAGAACATGCAGATGGAACCAGGATCAGCAGCCTCTTGCAAGAAAGGCCAATGAATGCAAATCGACACTGTTTGCTGCGCACTGGTGACCGGCAGGCACACA GACAGCAGCCAGGGAGTGTAACCCCTAAATCAGCCTCTCAATGTGCAAGCGACTGCACTGAGTGTGTGGAAAGCATTGCTGGGGACATGGATGTCAAGGACACTTGTCTCAATGGAGACATCAGCAGGAGCAGTGCAGGGAATGCATGTGACCGGGAGGGAGCTGTTCATGTGTGCACAAATCTGAATCAGTGTGGATGTATGTGTGATGAAAGTACTGAAAGTAGTGTGCATACGAATAGTGAACAGGGTGTGTTTGCTGAAGACACTGCGACTCAGAATGTTGAGACTAAAGGGTGTGAGAAGGATGAATCAAGGATGCCTGCTAAAGAGCGGATGGTGTTGGTAGAGAAGGAGGGCTGCGCCACAGTAGTGATGTACCCAGAGCGTCAAACGGCTCATATCTTTTTAGCCGATGGAACGGTCGTCACTGGGAACAATCAAGGAGAATACGAG GTGTTCCCATCCAGTGTAGGAGTCCTGTCCATCAGAAGTGATGGAACATGCGTGTACTCCTCAGACCCACTCGTAACTCCAAGTCCAAAGGAGTCTACTCCCACTGACCAGACAGGAATTTACACTATGAGTCATACGGACAAAGTGGCCTGTGAAATTACAGACCCTGATGGGAACCATTTCCAG GTTATGGAGGATGGGCAGATATCTGTGCTAAACTTGAGTCCTGCTCCTAGCATGCTTAAACAAACGGAGGAAGAGCTagaaaaggaagaggacagtGAAATGGATGGGCCTCATGAAAAACCCAGAGAGCAGTGTCCCAG GTTGTTTCTGGTGCATGAGGATGGCTCAGGCACTGAACTGCTGAGCTCTCAAACTGTAAAGGAGCTGCTCTACCAGGCGTACTTGGACCCTACCATAGCACTGTTGAAGGAACAATTGGCAAACACACAAG ATGAGTTTGGCATCACTATCCTAAAGCCCAGCCACCAGAGTGTGTGGTCTCAGTGGTTGCTTAACAAACAGAACCCTGAAATTACCCCTCCCAACCTCAGAAACCGCAGCTGGCATGACTTCCCCGCAGTAGAA AAGAAGAGTCCAGGTCCTCCATTTGGTACTGACGTAGTGTATGATTTGGGTCTGAGAATGAGGCCTGCAGGTTCTGCAGTACATCATCGGCCTGTCAGGAGCTGCCCTAAGGTCCTGGAGTTGAGAGAACTATACCAGCACCGACCACTCACCACACCACTCAAAAATACTATAGACTCACGATTAAAG GAATACATCGAGAGTTTGATGGAGAGAGAGCAACGGTCAGAAAAGATGAAAGTTAAAGACCCTCGCTCTGAGGAAGAGACTGCCCATGCCAGTGATCTCATCAATCTGATTTTg TCTTTTCCAGAGGAAGATGATGTCAGTCACACCATTGATAGGAGGATTTCAG AGGATGTAGCCAGTCTGTACAGCCAAGGAATCTGTGTCCCAGCTGAACAGTCAGATGTTTCTCAAGACGTTGCCACGGCACAAAGTGACAGCCTGGAGAAATTAAACAG TTGTACCAAAGAAAAGAATTCAAAGTGGACTGAAAAACTTGCACAATACAG GCAGGAGATGTGTGAAGAGAAGATCTACAGAGAGgctctgaggaagaggagcgttgTTCCCTTTTTCCACCCAGAAAATATTCCCCTGTATGAG AGTCTGCTACAGCAACAAATACCTGACATGAGGAGTTTGTCAATGGCTCTCCCACCATTTCCCAAGTCGGACAGTACTGAGGGCTTCCTGAAAGATGCGCCACAGGAGGAGA CTCCAAGGCCTTTAAACCCAACACCGTCTCAGTCTGCAAG tcattCAGCAAGAAGTAGCAGGGTGCTAGAAAAGAGACCCACCAACCCCACACCTCAGTCTGCTG GTGAAAGCAGTTGGAGGGATTCGTCTAGGAAATGCAAGTCACCACAGTTAGATGTCAGTGGGAAGCCCAGACAGACTACAGTCACACTACCATCCTCTGTCCTCGGCTCTAAATCCTGCAGTGCACCG CTCCTGCAGGCGGAGGAGCCAGTGAGGAGGAAGTGTCAAACAGGCTCTCTTTCTAATACCAGTGCCATCGTCAAGGGCTTCCAGCTCATCCCATCGAGCGTAGACTTTGGCACGCTGAAGGAGGGCACCTCCTCCACCATTACTGTTGTGATGAAGAATGTTGGTTTTGACATATGCAG GTTCCATGTGAAACAGCCTCCTCCTGCTACAGGCCTCCGGGTCATCTACAGCCCTGGCCCT GTGGCTGCAGGTCTGCAGGTCGAACTGCAGGTTCAGCTGTTTGCAATGTGTGCTGTCCAAGCAGGGGAAGTAGAGCCAAAGAAATTAATCTCCCAGGAAATTATCATCCCTACTGAGAAAGACATCCTCTTTCTGCCGGTCACTGCTA CTATCCTTCCTGAGGGATTATATGAAATTTGGCTAAAGGACCATAGCAGGGTCCATAAAAAGAACATCTCCAAGGTCTTCCAGGCTTCCAGCTGGGCGGGGAACCGTCCTGATCAGTCCCGCAGTAAACGCAG GACATATTAA